ACGCCGCGCCGAGCGTCGGCCCGACACAGGGACTCCACACGGCGCCGAGCAACAGGCCAACCCCAAATTGGCCGATCCACCCCTCTGTCGAGAACCCGCCGAACCTGTTCTCGGTCCAGGCACCGATCGGGCTGGCAGCCAGGGCAAAGCGGGCCTGGAAAGCTGGCACAAGCAGAACGGCCCCGATGATCACCAGCAGGATTGCAGCGGTGGTGCGGAAGAGACTTGCATCCAGGCCCACGGCAAATCCGACCGTGGCGACAAGAATGCCGATTGCTGTGAACGAGATCGCGAGACCACAGCTAAGTGCCAGTGGTCCGAGGCGGTGCTGCGAGGCTGCCGCTCCAATCACAATCGGCAGGAGCGGCAGGACACAGGGGGACAGGATCGAGAGGATGCCCGCGATGAACGCGAAGCCGACCGTCGCGAGCATGGATCAGCTCCTAGATGGACTTGTCGAGTTGCGCCGCGATGGCAGCCTTGTCGGTCACGCCCGTGGAGCGGCCGACCTCCTTGCCGCCCTTGTATGAGATCAGCGTGCTCTGCATCCGCACGCCAAGCTCCTTCAGCGCGTCCTTCTGGCTATCGAAGTCGACATGCAGGATTGTCATCTTGGCAAACCGGGGATCAGCAAGCAGCTCGGACAGAATTGGCTTCTGCGCCTTGCAGGTCGGGCACCACGGAGCGGTCACGTCAACCAGGATTGGCCCACCGGCCTTCTTGGCTGCTTCAAAGGCAGCCGGTGTGAACTCCTTGGTCTCAGCCGCCTGCGCCATGGTAATGAGAGGCAGTGTCGGCAGGGCGACGGGCAGCGCGAGCGCGAGCGCGCAGGCGAGAAAGACCGAACGACGCAGCATGGAATAGCTCCTCCGCAAGGCCGTGTATGGCTGGCCTGAGTCATCTCCTTCGCTACGGCCAGGGCGCGTATTACAGCGCCGCGCCGGATTTTTTTGGCTAGCACTGGTAACGTAGGGGCGCGACCCCGCGTAGGGGTGAGCAGTTGACACTCAGCGAGCCAGATCTGACCGCCGCGATGACGGCGGCCCTGAACGGCAGGGCCGAAGCCTATCAAGTGGCGCTGAGCGCCATCGCGGCGCTCGTGAGGACGCGGGTTCGGCGACGGGTCAGCGGCGACTTTGCCGATGTGGAAGATATCGTGCAGGAAACCTTGCTCAGCATTCATCTGAAGCGCGGCACATGGGACCCATCGCGTCCGCTCATTCCATGGGTGCATGCTATTGCTGATCATAAGTTGATCGACTGGATGCGCCGCAGAGGACGGCACAACCGGCTGATCGCCAACGGCATCGACTTTGAAACCCTGGCTGAGACTACACCAATGCCTGAGCAGGATCTGGTTGGTGTCGATCTCGAACGCCACCTCGCCATGCTATCTCCCCGTGAGCAGCATGTGGTCCGTGGGCTAGCGGTCGAAGGTCTCTCTGTTCGCGACGTAGCGACGGCCCTCGACATGCAGGAGGGGGCAGTTCGTGTCGCACTTCATCGTGGACTCAAGCGGCTTGCAGCGGCGGCCCGGCAGGAAGATCGGTCATGAGGACGCCCGAACTCATCGCTCTGCTCGCCGCTGATATTCGACCCGCGAGACCCATCGGCAGGTCATTGCTGATCGCAGGGCTTGGTGGGGGTATCGCTGCCGGCCTGCTGTTCGTCGCGCTGGTGGGCGTCCGAAGCGATCTGCCAGGTGCGCTCGCTAACCCCTGGGTCGCGTTCAAATTTCTGTTTACCGCAGTGATGGTGGTTACTGCCCTGATAGGGGCAACACGGCTTTTGCGGCCGGAGCCTACAGCCTTGCCGGTAAAGCTCTTGCTTGTGCCGATGGTGCTGCTCGCAGCAGCCACCGCCGTGGACGCAGTTGTAACGCCGCGAGCGCTGTGGGCGCGGGCCGCAACAGGGATCTCGCCGCTCACCTGTCTTGCGATGATCATCATGACATCTCTTCTGCCTGTTTTCAGCTTGCTGTGGGCCGCGCGGGCAGGTGCACCCCGGTATCCTGGCAAGGCTGGCGCGGCTGCGGGCTTGGCTGGCAGCGCAATGGGCGCATGGATCTTTGCGCTGTATTGTCCAAACGATTCAGCCTTATTTGTCGCTGTATGGTATGTCATAGCCATGATTATCGTTGCTGTTTGTGCATCTATTATTGGTATTAGATTAATAAAATGGTAGCGTATAAGCAAAATATGACTTGTATAGCGCATCGTCATATTATTAATATACATACACACGAATTACATCGTGGTCCGTTCGATATTCCGGTCGTCCATAGGGGTATACCCTTGCGGACATAATACACCCTGTATAGCTGATCAAGCTGCCGGTCGCATTGATGGCAAGGCAGGCTGTCTAATACTGAGTTCGGGCGCATCCTTGCTTAGACGCGCCCTAATTTGCGCGCGATGCGTCAGGTCGGAATAGGCGTGCAGTTCTCGTCTAAGTCCTTGCCAATCCCACCGCCAATGGGAGTACTTACGTGGACATGTCCCCTAATACAGCATTGACCTGCTGGGCGCTCGTAGACAGATGCC
This window of the Methylobacterium sp. SyP6R genome carries:
- a CDS encoding cytochrome c biogenesis CcdA family protein, coding for MLATVGFAFIAGILSILSPCVLPLLPIVIGAAASQHRLGPLALSCGLAISFTAIGILVATVGFAVGLDASLFRTTAAILLVIIGAVLLVPAFQARFALAASPIGAWTENRFGGFSTEGWIGQFGVGLLLGAVWSPCVGPTLGAASLAAANASNLPSVAVTMLAFGFGAALPLLLLGFLSREALMRWRDRMRSASGPVKQAFGVLLVLAGVLILSGYDKRLETALVDASPAWLTEITTRF
- a CDS encoding thioredoxin family protein, yielding MLRRSVFLACALALALPVALPTLPLITMAQAAETKEFTPAAFEAAKKAGGPILVDVTAPWCPTCKAQKPILSELLADPRFAKMTILHVDFDSQKDALKELGVRMQSTLISYKGGKEVGRSTGVTDKAAIAAQLDKSI
- a CDS encoding sigma-70 family RNA polymerase sigma factor, whose amino-acid sequence is MTLSEPDLTAAMTAALNGRAEAYQVALSAIAALVRTRVRRRVSGDFADVEDIVQETLLSIHLKRGTWDPSRPLIPWVHAIADHKLIDWMRRRGRHNRLIANGIDFETLAETTPMPEQDLVGVDLERHLAMLSPREQHVVRGLAVEGLSVRDVATALDMQEGAVRVALHRGLKRLAAAARQEDRS
- a CDS encoding NrsF family protein produces the protein MRTPELIALLAADIRPARPIGRSLLIAGLGGGIAAGLLFVALVGVRSDLPGALANPWVAFKFLFTAVMVVTALIGATRLLRPEPTALPVKLLLVPMVLLAAATAVDAVVTPRALWARAATGISPLTCLAMIIMTSLLPVFSLLWAARAGAPRYPGKAGAAAGLAGSAMGAWIFALYCPNDSALFVAVWYVIAMIIVAVCASIIGIRLIKW